A region from the Pseudomonas sp. P8_229 genome encodes:
- a CDS encoding DUF6124 family protein encodes MIKPTPNPPETDPASPYESLDSRKLHEAAERALDHYLTPTSQIMASVNTAKPMFLANPAYDTESLLANASESLGSATTMLNDFAALLDISHRKTLLGIAQVVMLGELAVNQALDNVELKA; translated from the coding sequence ATGATCAAACCAACCCCAAACCCACCAGAAACCGACCCCGCATCCCCCTACGAATCCCTCGATTCCCGCAAACTCCACGAAGCCGCCGAACGCGCTCTCGATCACTACCTCACTCCAACCAGCCAGATCATGGCCAGCGTCAACACCGCCAAACCGATGTTCCTCGCCAACCCGGCCTACGACACTGAATCCCTGCTCGCCAACGCCAGTGAGTCGCTGGGTTCCGCCACCACCATGCTCAACGATTTCGCCGCGTTGCTGGATATCTCGCACCGCAAGACGCTGCTGGGCATTGCGCAGGTGGTGATGTTGGGGGAGTTGGCGGTGAATCAGGCGTTGGATAACGTTGAGTTGAAGGCGTAG
- a CDS encoding PAAR domain-containing protein, with product MAKPAARITDPISCPMPGHGPKAIASGSPDVFFDGLAAARKGDACTCGSALASAVSGTVFINGKNAALVDTVGTHGDIIIGGSGTVIIGDSHTPAPFIPPTPMVVHGDWIGFKIPANENYEGLSCVAHFEDGSKMEGVFDANNTVKFSNPTGKACTAIDYGTDEIQSGPSILETILGKIQR from the coding sequence ATGGCAAAGCCAGCCGCACGCATCACCGATCCCATCAGTTGCCCAATGCCCGGGCACGGCCCCAAAGCCATCGCCTCCGGTTCCCCCGACGTATTCTTCGACGGACTTGCAGCCGCCCGAAAAGGCGACGCCTGCACCTGTGGCAGCGCATTGGCATCAGCGGTTTCAGGGACAGTTTTCATAAACGGCAAAAACGCCGCGCTTGTCGATACGGTCGGCACTCATGGTGACATCATCATTGGCGGATCAGGTACGGTGATCATTGGTGATTCGCATACCCCTGCTCCCTTCATTCCACCTACCCCGATGGTCGTTCACGGCGACTGGATCGGGTTCAAAATTCCGGCTAACGAAAACTATGAAGGACTTTCCTGCGTCGCTCATTTTGAAGACGGCTCTAAAATGGAAGGCGTGTTTGACGCAAATAACACGGTGAAATTTTCAAATCCCACGGGCAAGGCCTGTACTGCGATTGATTACGGAACTGACGAGATCCAAAGCGGCCCGTCGATTCTGGAAACTATTCTCGGCAAAATTCAGAGATAA
- a CDS encoding DUF6232 family protein — MDAQQEKVFFDEREVKVTNSRFILPGQKTFAMSGVTAVKTSQINPNRTWPVLLMIVGVIIGYNKGINTVSVVLFFAGLAWFFMQKTIYTIVLTTSSGEQQALQDVDLSWISRVVGAINDSIIHRG, encoded by the coding sequence ATGGACGCTCAGCAAGAAAAGGTCTTTTTTGACGAACGTGAAGTAAAGGTTACCAACAGCCGGTTCATCCTTCCGGGGCAAAAGACGTTTGCGATGAGTGGAGTCACGGCTGTGAAAACCTCTCAAATAAATCCTAACCGTACTTGGCCCGTACTGCTGATGATCGTTGGGGTGATTATCGGATATAACAAAGGTATCAATACGGTTTCCGTCGTCTTGTTTTTTGCAGGTCTTGCTTGGTTCTTTATGCAGAAGACGATCTACACAATTGTGCTTACTACGTCCTCTGGAGAGCAACAGGCGCTGCAAGATGTGGATCTGTCCTGGATTTCCAGAGTCGTCGGCGCGATAAATGACTCAATCATTCATCGGGGATGA
- the dusA gene encoding tRNA dihydrouridine(20/20a) synthase DusA, which translates to MSPISATPAPLSRRFSVAPMMDWTDRHCRFFLRLLSKNALLYTEMVTTGALLNGDHERFLRHNEAEHPLALQLGGSVPLDLAACARMAQEHGYDEVNLNVGCPSDRVQNNMIGACLMGHPQLVADCVKAMRDAVSIPVTVKHRIGINGRDSYAELCDFVGTVRDAGCTSFTVHARIAILEGLSPKENRDIPPLRYDVAAQLKADFPELEIVLNGGIKTMEACHEHLQTFDGVMLGREAYHNPYLLAEVDQQLFGSTAPVISRAEALAQLRPYIAEHLQAGGAMHHITRHVLGLGTGFPGARKFRQLLSVDIHKAKDPLALLDQAAELLEGR; encoded by the coding sequence ATGTCCCCTATCTCCGCCACACCCGCCCCACTCTCCCGCCGCTTCTCCGTCGCCCCGATGATGGACTGGACCGACCGCCACTGCCGTTTCTTCCTACGCCTCCTGTCGAAGAACGCCCTGCTCTACACCGAAATGGTCACCACTGGCGCGCTGCTCAATGGCGATCACGAACGTTTCCTCCGCCACAACGAAGCCGAGCATCCGCTGGCGCTGCAGTTGGGCGGCAGTGTGCCGCTCGATCTGGCCGCGTGCGCGCGCATGGCCCAGGAGCACGGCTACGACGAGGTGAACCTCAACGTCGGCTGCCCAAGCGATCGTGTGCAAAACAACATGATCGGCGCCTGCCTGATGGGGCATCCGCAGTTGGTGGCGGATTGTGTGAAGGCGATGCGTGATGCGGTGTCGATTCCGGTGACGGTGAAGCATCGGATCGGGATCAATGGGCGGGACAGTTACGCCGAGTTGTGTGATTTCGTCGGTACGGTGCGGGATGCCGGGTGTACCAGTTTTACCGTGCATGCGCGGATTGCGATTCTGGAGGGGTTGTCGCCGAAGGAGAATCGCGACATTCCGCCGTTGCGGTATGACGTGGCGGCGCAGTTGAAGGCGGACTTTCCGGAGCTGGAGATTGTGCTGAACGGCGGGATCAAGACGATGGAGGCCTGCCATGAGCATTTGCAGACCTTTGACGGTGTGATGCTCGGGCGTGAGGCTTATCACAATCCGTATTTGCTGGCGGAGGTGGATCAGCAGTTGTTCGGCAGCACCGCGCCGGTGATCAGCCGTGCAGAGGCGCTGGCGCAGTTGCGGCCTTATATCGCCGAGCATTTGCAGGCGGGCGGCGCGATGCATCACATCACGCGGCATGTGCTGGGCTTGGGCACCGGGTTCCCGGGGGCGCGTAAATTCCGCCAGTTGTTGTCGGTGGATATTCACAAGGCCAAGGATCCGCTGGCGTTGCTGGATCAGGCGGCTGAGTTGCTTGAAGGCCGTTGA
- a CDS encoding DUF2388 domain-containing protein: MPAFNFTGFKRYTLLSLLSVTSNVYAHCDGFCMGRTDTPWEVTQFSGFTFVSLLLTPFSASQETTESHKRVYSAEELEDARLYLASDGMLQAAYFTSALQRYRQESPDSALSDLAVATLISSQ; encoded by the coding sequence ATGCCCGCGTTTAATTTCACTGGTTTCAAACGCTACACCCTCCTTTCCTTGCTCAGCGTCACTTCCAATGTTTACGCACACTGCGACGGCTTCTGCATGGGGCGTACCGACACGCCTTGGGAGGTCACGCAGTTCTCCGGTTTTACGTTTGTCTCTTTATTGCTCACGCCGTTTTCTGCCAGCCAGGAAACCACTGAGAGCCACAAACGCGTTTACTCTGCCGAAGAGTTGGAGGATGCCCGCCTCTACCTCGCCAGCGACGGCATGCTGCAAGCCGCGTATTTCACCTCAGCCTTGCAGCGCTACCGTCAGGAGTCGCCCGACTCGGCATTGAGCGACCTCGCCGTTGCGACATTGATCAGCAGTCAGTGA
- a CDS encoding undecaprenyl-diphosphate phosphatase, with translation MDFWTFIQVLILGAVEGLTEFLPISSTGHQIIVADLLDFGGERAMAFNIIIQLGAILAVVWEFRPKIFEIVKGLPTQRNAQRFTLNLLIAFLPAVALGVLFADKIHQYLFNPITVAVALVMGGIVMLWVEQRSHVVSVEHVDDMRWSDALKIGFVQCLAMIPGTSRSGSTIIGGLLFGLSRKAATEFSFFLAMPTMVGAAVYSGYKYRDLFQASDLPVFALGFVIAFIFAMIAVRGLLKFIANHSYAAFAWYRIAFGLLILATWVFGWVSWTEAAA, from the coding sequence ATGGATTTCTGGACCTTTATCCAGGTGTTGATTTTAGGCGCGGTAGAAGGCCTGACCGAGTTCTTGCCGATCTCCAGTACCGGCCACCAGATCATCGTCGCCGACCTGCTGGACTTCGGCGGTGAACGCGCCATGGCGTTCAACATCATTATCCAGCTGGGTGCGATTCTGGCCGTGGTCTGGGAGTTTCGACCGAAGATTTTTGAAATCGTCAAAGGCCTGCCCACTCAGCGCAATGCGCAACGTTTCACCCTCAACCTGTTGATCGCCTTTCTTCCGGCGGTGGCGCTCGGCGTGTTGTTTGCCGACAAAATCCATCAATACCTGTTTAACCCGATCACCGTGGCAGTCGCGTTAGTCATGGGCGGCATTGTGATGTTGTGGGTCGAACAGCGTAGCCACGTGGTGAGCGTCGAGCATGTCGACGACATGCGCTGGTCCGATGCGTTGAAGATTGGCTTCGTACAATGCCTGGCGATGATTCCCGGCACTTCGCGCTCCGGCTCGACCATCATCGGCGGTTTATTGTTCGGCTTGTCCCGGAAAGCCGCCACAGAGTTCTCGTTCTTCCTCGCCATGCCGACCATGGTCGGCGCCGCAGTGTACTCAGGCTACAAGTACCGCGACCTGTTCCAGGCCAGCGACCTGCCAGTGTTTGCCCTGGGTTTCGTCATCGCCTTCATCTTTGCCATGATCGCCGTGCGCGGCCTGCTCAAATTCATCGCCAACCACAGCTACGCCGCGTTCGCCTGGTATCGGATCGCGTTTGGCTTGTTGATCCTGGCGACGTGGGTGTTTGGCTGGGTGAGCTGGACCGAAGCGGCGGCGTGA
- a CDS encoding winged helix-turn-helix domain-containing protein: MMLSGNLATRSPRPTNDDPGVLTLGRTRGVAEHFRALVAQHVRTDMALEAGSYTSSYKHNELSGSYRAIFIIIDSPQALEDNLALIENLRTDNLKPIICAVITGRGAFNKIKYFLAGADFCIKLNTLSDEGAELLGEFFNSEEWQRDINLTLDPTRICLLGTRQKLDISFAEMKILEAFAQTSNHILSHDEIASIMGLNTNFYDPRALEKSISRLRGKIKDMYGTNAIQSIRGYGYRLMRGLISTA, translated from the coding sequence ATGATGCTCTCAGGGAACTTGGCGACTAGAAGTCCGCGCCCGACAAACGATGATCCCGGTGTACTCACTCTGGGCCGTACCCGTGGCGTGGCCGAACATTTTAGAGCGCTGGTCGCACAGCACGTACGCACTGATATGGCACTTGAGGCCGGTTCATACACTAGTTCATATAAGCACAATGAACTTTCTGGTTCGTATCGCGCCATCTTCATCATTATCGACAGTCCGCAAGCGCTGGAAGACAATCTTGCGCTGATCGAGAACCTGCGCACCGACAACTTGAAGCCGATCATCTGCGCGGTCATCACCGGTCGTGGCGCCTTCAACAAGATCAAGTACTTTCTTGCCGGCGCCGACTTCTGTATCAAACTCAATACTCTTTCCGACGAAGGCGCGGAGTTGCTCGGTGAGTTCTTCAACAGCGAAGAGTGGCAGCGGGATATAAATCTGACGCTCGACCCGACGCGTATCTGCCTGCTGGGAACCCGCCAGAAACTCGACATCTCGTTTGCCGAGATGAAGATCCTGGAAGCTTTTGCGCAGACCAGCAATCACATTCTCAGCCATGATGAAATCGCCAGCATCATGGGGCTCAATACCAATTTCTACGACCCGAGAGCACTGGAAAAATCGATCAGCCGCTTGCGTGGAAAAATCAAGGACATGTATGGTACGAACGCGATTCAGAGCATCCGCGGCTACGGCTATCGCCTGATGCGGGGTCTGATATCGACTGCCTGA
- a CDS encoding helix-turn-helix domain-containing protein codes for METSTTLPRKYFVVVTHSTTSQRELESILSSERFNSFGTSQAQMFIEGATSPSSAPMLMEFSYPSGTRKNVARTIEHDTQRILATLESEWLAAQSANRFHSVPTMSGETDNRVAAIEDSAPCSETWHLDQGALVKEGVEISLTGLETALVRKMLHHEERVVSRDDLILSIGREPEQYRGLEMCLSRLQDKFKSASNGERLFRAVRNRGYCLIQEIVA; via the coding sequence ATGGAAACTAGTACAACCCTCCCGAGAAAATATTTTGTCGTCGTGACTCACAGTACAACGTCGCAGCGTGAACTTGAGAGCATTCTGTCCAGCGAGCGCTTCAATTCGTTTGGTACGTCTCAGGCACAAATGTTTATTGAAGGTGCTACTTCGCCCTCTTCCGCCCCCATGCTGATGGAGTTCTCTTACCCAAGTGGCACCCGGAAAAACGTCGCCCGCACGATTGAACACGACACCCAGCGCATACTGGCCACCCTCGAATCGGAATGGCTGGCCGCACAATCGGCCAATCGGTTTCACAGCGTCCCGACGATGAGCGGGGAAACCGACAATCGAGTGGCAGCCATTGAAGACAGTGCTCCCTGCAGCGAAACCTGGCACCTGGATCAAGGCGCACTGGTCAAGGAAGGCGTCGAGATCAGCCTTACCGGGCTGGAAACCGCGCTGGTCAGAAAGATGCTCCATCACGAAGAACGCGTGGTCAGTCGAGATGACCTGATCCTCAGCATCGGCCGCGAGCCGGAGCAGTATCGTGGCCTTGAGATGTGCCTGAGTCGCCTGCAGGACAAGTTCAAAAGCGCCAGTAATGGTGAGCGATTGTTTCGTGCCGTAAGAAACCGCGGTTATTGCCTCATCCAGGAAATCGTTGCGTAA
- a CDS encoding undecaprenyl-phosphate glucose phosphotransferase has protein sequence MELSLRINRNNGLKGLTFWGQWALAQSFIVALLFILAEQHTGTVEFYYRMCATLAVLASVPAYTFSGVYRKQDNYLTGLGRLFMGWSMTMVALACIAFVCKADEVFSREVTLSWAVYGFLGQALLYAPLHAFSKYYQRSRTSAQKTLIVGTGELALGLAKKISQVENLPLVGLVSNGATADLDSDAPRVVGDQEDLLQLIKDHDIRRLYITLPLAEAAKIEAMYVDLLGANVDVVWVPDLNSLTLLNHSVKVVDGLPAICLNESPLTSRPTAALSKSLVEKGVALLAIILLSPLLLLIALAVKISSPGPVFFKQDRHGWNGKVIQVWKYRSMRVHDDREVIQASRNDSRITAVGRFIRRTSLDELPQLFNVLQGQMALVGPRPHAVAHNNYYSGKILAYMARHRIKPGITGLAQISGCRGETDTIDKMQRRVEMDLHYINNWSLWLDLKILVKTPFTLLSKDIY, from the coding sequence ATGGAACTTTCTCTACGGATCAATCGAAATAACGGCCTCAAGGGACTTACCTTCTGGGGCCAATGGGCGCTGGCGCAGAGTTTCATTGTTGCGCTGCTGTTCATACTGGCGGAACAGCACACGGGAACCGTCGAGTTCTATTACCGCATGTGCGCGACACTGGCGGTACTGGCCTCGGTTCCGGCGTATACGTTCAGCGGTGTGTATCGTAAACAGGACAATTACCTGACCGGTCTGGGGCGGCTGTTCATGGGCTGGTCGATGACCATGGTCGCACTGGCCTGCATCGCGTTCGTGTGCAAGGCCGATGAGGTGTTCTCCCGTGAAGTGACGCTGAGCTGGGCGGTGTACGGCTTCCTCGGCCAGGCGTTGCTGTATGCGCCACTGCATGCCTTTTCCAAGTACTACCAGCGTTCCCGCACCAGCGCTCAGAAAACCCTGATCGTCGGTACGGGTGAGTTGGCACTGGGCTTGGCGAAGAAGATCAGTCAAGTGGAAAACCTGCCGTTGGTAGGTTTGGTCAGCAATGGCGCGACGGCGGATCTGGATTCGGATGCACCGCGTGTGGTCGGCGATCAGGAAGATCTCCTGCAACTGATCAAGGACCATGACATCCGCCGCTTGTACATCACCCTGCCGTTGGCGGAGGCCGCGAAAATCGAGGCGATGTACGTCGACTTGCTGGGTGCCAACGTTGACGTGGTCTGGGTCCCGGACTTGAACAGTCTGACTCTGCTCAATCACTCGGTGAAGGTGGTGGACGGTCTGCCGGCGATCTGCCTCAACGAAAGCCCGCTGACCAGCCGCCCTACCGCTGCGCTGAGCAAAAGCCTGGTGGAAAAAGGCGTAGCGTTGCTGGCGATCATCCTGCTGAGCCCGCTGCTGCTGCTGATTGCGCTGGCGGTGAAGATCAGCTCGCCTGGCCCGGTGTTTTTCAAGCAGGATCGCCACGGCTGGAACGGCAAGGTGATTCAGGTCTGGAAGTACCGTTCGATGCGCGTACACGATGATCGTGAAGTGATTCAGGCCAGCCGCAATGACTCGCGCATTACTGCGGTCGGGCGTTTCATCCGCCGCACGTCGCTGGACGAACTGCCGCAGTTGTTCAACGTGCTGCAGGGGCAGATGGCCCTGGTCGGCCCACGTCCGCACGCGGTGGCGCACAACAACTACTACTCGGGGAAAATCCTTGCGTACATGGCCCGTCACCGAATCAAGCCGGGCATCACCGGGCTGGCGCAAATCAGCGGCTGCCGTGGCGAGACCGACACCATCGACAAGATGCAACGGCGCGTCGAGATGGACCTGCATTACATCAACAACTGGTCGCTGTGGCTGGACTTGAAGATCCTGGTGAAGACGCCGTTTACGTTGTTGTCGAAGGATATTTATTGA
- a CDS encoding YjbH domain-containing protein codes for MKLRVAAVLLLPCGLVHAEPRITQNDFGGTGLLQTPTARMAQAGELSVNANRTEPYSRYSVSLQPLDWLEGSFRYTAITNRPYGPESMSGSQSYKDKAVDAKVRLWQETHWAPDVALGFRDIGGTGLFASEYFVANKRFDNFDFSAGIAWGYLGNRGDIDNPLGYLDDRFKTRPAMEGTGDVNAGSYFRGKPSFFGGVSYQTPWDRLSLKLEYEGNDYKHEPKDNVIVQDSPINLGAVFKVTDSVDVSAAWERGNTAMFGVTFHTNFVSRKAPAKTYDPTPEPLPAKAPTTPLDQVNWADVSQRLQQNAGYKVERISQRDSELIVYGEQQRYFHSSKAVGRASRILDNSVNDDINWFTVVNKRYDLPLEETSVPRQTFREVINNEEPLESLHRTTEINPAMPHNEQTLYTEAPQHFSYGVGLGFKQNVGGPDGLLYQLSADADAEYRFNRNTWWSGLLSANLANNFDKFTYDAPSGLPRVRTDLRQYLTTSEVTMPLFQVSHAEQLDKDLYGMVYGGYLESMFAGVGGEVLFRPTGERWSVGADLNYVRQREFDQGFGLRDYSVWTGHITGYTDLPYDTLAAVSVGRYLAGDWGGTLDISREFFNGVRFGAWATITTAGSAEYGEGSFDKGIYLSIPFDEMMSMSTMRRANLVWAPLTRDGGARLNRSFQLHSMTDSREGDMFYRNFSKITE; via the coding sequence TTGAAGTTACGTGTTGCAGCTGTGTTGTTATTGCCGTGCGGCCTGGTGCATGCCGAGCCGCGCATTACTCAAAATGATTTCGGTGGCACGGGTCTGTTGCAGACGCCGACCGCGCGCATGGCCCAGGCCGGTGAACTGAGCGTCAATGCCAACCGCACCGAGCCTTACAGCCGCTACAGCGTGTCGCTACAGCCGCTGGACTGGCTCGAAGGTTCATTCCGCTACACCGCCATCACTAACCGCCCGTACGGGCCGGAGTCGATGAGCGGTAGCCAGAGCTATAAGGACAAGGCGGTCGACGCCAAAGTCCGGCTCTGGCAGGAAACCCACTGGGCGCCCGATGTCGCTTTGGGCTTCCGGGACATCGGCGGTACCGGCTTGTTCGCCAGCGAATATTTCGTCGCCAACAAGCGCTTTGATAATTTCGATTTCAGCGCCGGCATTGCCTGGGGTTATCTCGGTAATCGCGGTGACATCGACAACCCGCTGGGCTACCTCGATGATCGCTTCAAGACCCGACCGGCGATGGAAGGCACCGGTGATGTCAATGCCGGTTCGTACTTTCGCGGCAAGCCTTCGTTCTTCGGGGGCGTGAGCTATCAGACGCCGTGGGATCGGCTCAGCCTGAAACTCGAATACGAAGGCAACGACTACAAGCACGAACCGAAGGACAACGTGATCGTGCAGGACTCGCCGATCAACCTCGGCGCAGTGTTCAAAGTCACTGATTCGGTCGACGTCAGCGCGGCGTGGGAGCGGGGCAACACGGCGATGTTCGGCGTGACTTTTCACACCAATTTCGTTAGCCGCAAGGCCCCGGCCAAGACTTACGACCCAACGCCCGAACCGTTGCCGGCGAAGGCGCCGACCACGCCGCTCGATCAGGTCAACTGGGCCGATGTGTCGCAACGCCTGCAGCAAAATGCCGGGTACAAGGTCGAGCGCATCAGCCAGCGCGATTCCGAATTGATCGTGTACGGCGAGCAGCAGCGCTACTTCCATTCGTCCAAGGCGGTTGGCCGTGCGAGCCGGATTCTCGACAACAGTGTGAACGACGACATCAACTGGTTCACCGTGGTCAACAAGCGCTACGACCTGCCGCTGGAGGAGACCAGCGTGCCACGCCAAACCTTCCGCGAAGTGATCAACAACGAGGAACCGCTGGAGTCGTTGCACCGCACCACCGAGATCAATCCGGCGATGCCGCACAACGAGCAAACTCTCTACACCGAAGCGCCGCAGCATTTCAGTTATGGCGTCGGCCTGGGCTTCAAGCAAAACGTTGGCGGCCCTGATGGCTTGCTCTATCAGTTGAGTGCCGACGCGGACGCCGAGTACCGCTTCAACCGCAACACCTGGTGGAGCGGGCTGCTCAGTGCCAACCTGGCGAACAACTTCGACAAGTTCACCTACGATGCGCCAAGCGGCCTGCCGCGGGTGCGCACCGATTTGCGTCAGTACCTGACCACCTCGGAAGTGACCATGCCGTTGTTCCAGGTCAGCCATGCCGAGCAGTTGGACAAGGACCTGTATGGCATGGTCTACGGCGGGTATCTGGAATCGATGTTTGCCGGTGTCGGCGGCGAGGTGCTGTTCCGTCCGACCGGTGAGCGCTGGTCGGTGGGGGCGGACCTGAACTATGTGCGCCAGCGCGAATTCGACCAGGGTTTCGGCCTGCGCGACTACTCGGTCTGGACCGGCCACATCACCGGTTACACCGACCTGCCGTACGACACGTTGGCCGCGGTCAGCGTCGGGCGATATCTGGCAGGCGACTGGGGCGGCACGCTCGACATCTCTCGCGAGTTTTTCAACGGCGTACGCTTCGGCGCCTGGGCCACGATCACCACCGCCGGCAGTGCGGAGTACGGGGAGGGTAGTTTCGACAAGGGTATCTACCTGTCGATCCCGTTCGACGAAATGATGAGCATGTCGACCATGCGCCGCGCCAACCTCGTCTGGGCCCCACTGACCCGTGACGGCGGCGCAAGGCTCAATCGCAGCTTCCAGCTGCACTCGATGACTGATAGCCGCGAGGGCGACATGTTCTACCGCAACTTCTCGAAGATTACCGAGTAA
- a CDS encoding capsule biosynthesis GfcC family protein has product MLSACLLLTSGVSQAAVTVSGDVTNPGPVELPPGGRLLDVISVAQPNAEGYWLAGALLRQSLLEEQARLKAGVLFDLDVLQRMASLFDRPSRAALALRLAEQVQQMPVTGRQVADLDPVAVEVGFARNIRLDDGDRLIYPKRVDEVQVLGAVADTCHVPYQPLLEAREYLESCTPLGDAEADYLWLIQPNGAVRRVGIAHWNRESGHFPVAGSKILVPVKNDDLDPPVPELNQQLAELIATQLAEVVR; this is encoded by the coding sequence ATGTTATCGGCGTGCCTGCTGTTGACCAGCGGCGTCAGTCAGGCAGCGGTCACTGTCAGCGGCGATGTCACGAATCCGGGGCCGGTCGAGTTGCCGCCGGGCGGGCGCTTGCTCGACGTGATCAGCGTGGCGCAACCGAATGCCGAAGGTTACTGGCTGGCGGGGGCGTTGCTGCGCCAGTCGTTGCTGGAAGAACAAGCCCGGCTCAAGGCCGGAGTGCTGTTTGATCTGGATGTGCTGCAGCGCATGGCCTCGCTGTTCGATCGACCGAGCCGCGCAGCGCTGGCGTTGCGTCTGGCCGAGCAGGTGCAGCAGATGCCGGTCACCGGACGCCAGGTCGCGGATCTCGACCCGGTCGCCGTGGAAGTCGGTTTTGCACGCAACATTCGTCTCGACGATGGCGATCGCCTGATCTACCCGAAACGCGTCGACGAAGTGCAAGTGCTGGGCGCGGTCGCCGACACCTGTCACGTGCCTTATCAGCCGCTGCTGGAAGCGCGCGAGTACCTGGAAAGCTGCACACCGCTGGGCGATGCCGAGGCCGATTATCTGTGGCTGATCCAGCCCAATGGTGCGGTGCGGCGTGTGGGCATTGCGCACTGGAATCGCGAGAGCGGGCACTTCCCCGTAGCCGGCAGCAAGATTCTGGTGCCGGTGAAAAATGATGATCTTGATCCGCCTGTTCCTGAACTGAATCAGCAGTTGGCCGAATTGATTGCCACGCAGCTGGCTGAGGTGGTTCGTTGA
- a CDS encoding YjbF family lipoprotein, with the protein MKTLKVGVCLTAALLLCGCNPLMTASVRNLKSALLGPDDLDVTAAQVAEVKYPQIKLTTPSGSGVLALMREREDLQFWVASGKQVLLLRDGLAVRTIGLGVEGDLDGTRLADDAPFKQGLHRVADGFTSRRWIDLYKGQEVGLIVNSRFVRRSTQTLDILDKEYTVLRVDEQIDVPAIGLRATNHYWVDPVDGFIVQSEQQLTSQLRVRIVQLTPDRRHLP; encoded by the coding sequence GTGAAAACCTTGAAAGTTGGCGTCTGCCTGACGGCGGCCTTGTTGCTGTGTGGCTGTAACCCGTTGATGACCGCTTCGGTGCGCAACCTCAAGTCAGCGTTGCTCGGCCCGGATGATCTGGACGTGACCGCGGCCCAGGTGGCCGAGGTCAAGTACCCGCAAATCAAACTGACCACGCCCTCCGGCTCCGGGGTGCTGGCGCTGATGCGCGAGCGTGAAGATCTGCAGTTCTGGGTCGCCTCCGGCAAGCAGGTGTTGTTGCTGCGTGACGGCCTCGCCGTGCGCACCATCGGCCTGGGCGTGGAGGGCGATCTGGACGGTACGCGGCTGGCCGACGACGCACCATTCAAGCAAGGCCTGCACCGCGTCGCCGATGGCTTCACCAGCCGGCGCTGGATCGACCTCTACAAGGGCCAGGAAGTGGGCTTGATCGTCAACAGCCGCTTCGTGCGCCGGTCCACGCAAACCCTGGACATTCTCGACAAGGAATACACCGTGCTGCGTGTCGATGAGCAGATCGACGTCCCGGCCATCGGCCTGCGGGCGACCAACCATTATTGGGTCGATCCGGTGGACGGTTTCATTGTGCAGAGCGAGCAACAACTGACCTCGCAACTGCGCGTGCGCATCGTGCAGCTGACCCCTGATCGCAGGCATCTGCCGTGA